The following are from one region of the Anaeropeptidivorans aminofermentans genome:
- a CDS encoding radical SAM/SPASM domain-containing protein, whose product MYKKSFYNIEVDKNSEYSLMYNTYSGIFTELDEEGLEIYNNIENIDEHAANIEIIDLMKKAGFIVQEDIDEVGQISILRNLSRNDTEAVSLTIAPTMYCNMACPYCFEKHTKEVMSEETQHDLVEFVEKYLKGNSCKHLEVTWFGGEPLLETQIIYNLSDALIKICSENDVDYGAGIITNGALLDRETAQKLRGKKVAFAQITIDGLKDIHNKRRILKNGEDSFELLISNIEQAKDVMDINVRINVDSKNEQDILQLIDYFINDMGWGVNPYFYLAPVDNTSETHANKEKYMINMERFGELDTEVAKMQYRLSPDEFRNRLYPLQKHLYCGAERLGQYVVAPDGLLYSCWNKINVKDNNIGSVKTGPVYNYEQTKWLSLDLSDECKACTYLPCCQGGCAYFRINNKDNYACCHDLHSYKDKLKFVYENWCLSEQR is encoded by the coding sequence ATGTATAAAAAATCCTTTTATAATATTGAAGTGGACAAAAATTCGGAATATAGTTTAATGTATAATACATATTCAGGTATTTTCACCGAATTAGATGAAGAAGGTTTAGAAATATACAATAATATTGAGAATATAGATGAGCATGCTGCAAATATAGAAATAATAGATTTAATGAAAAAGGCTGGGTTTATTGTCCAAGAGGATATTGACGAAGTTGGTCAAATCTCTATTTTGAGGAATTTAAGTAGAAATGATACCGAGGCAGTTAGCCTTACCATTGCTCCAACCATGTATTGTAATATGGCATGTCCATATTGTTTTGAAAAACATACAAAGGAGGTAATGAGTGAGGAAACCCAGCATGATTTAGTTGAATTTGTAGAGAAGTATCTCAAAGGAAACTCATGCAAACATCTTGAAGTTACATGGTTCGGAGGAGAGCCCTTATTAGAAACGCAAATAATTTATAATCTTTCGGATGCATTAATAAAAATATGTAGCGAAAATGATGTTGACTATGGTGCTGGAATTATTACGAACGGTGCATTATTGGATCGAGAGACAGCTCAAAAGTTGAGAGGAAAAAAAGTTGCATTTGCACAAATCACTATAGATGGGCTTAAAGATATCCATAATAAAAGAAGAATATTAAAAAATGGCGAAGATAGTTTTGAATTGCTCATTAGTAATATTGAACAGGCAAAAGATGTTATGGATATTAATGTGCGTATTAATGTTGATTCTAAAAATGAACAGGATATATTACAATTGATTGATTATTTTATTAATGATATGGGATGGGGGGTAAATCCATACTTTTATTTAGCTCCCGTTGATAATACCTCTGAAACTCATGCTAATAAAGAAAAGTATATGATTAACATGGAAAGGTTTGGAGAGTTAGATACTGAGGTTGCAAAAATGCAATACAGACTATCCCCAGATGAATTTAGAAATAGACTATATCCTTTACAAAAGCATCTATATTGTGGTGCTGAAAGGTTAGGGCAATACGTTGTCGCTCCAGATGGATTATTATACTCGTGTTGGAACAAAATCAATGTTAAAGATAACAATATAGGCAGCGTTAAAACAGGTCCAGTATATAATTATGAGCAGACAAAATGGTTGAGCTTAGATTTGTCTGATGAATGTAAAGCCTGTACATATTTACCATGCTGTCAAGGCGGTTGTGCTTACTTTAGAATAAATAATAAAGATAACTATGCATGCTGCCATGATTTACATAGTTATAAGGATAAATTAAAATTCGTATATGAAAATTGGTGTCTGTCAGAACAAAGATAG
- a CDS encoding S41 family peptidase: MHKKIKNIPIFVGILTVLLISVFVIGKINLSHNEFVGPRPDTVKSNDTERNIKWVEDIDYFKKLLNGYISRTLDIKNNEEDARISEVFTLEIERLKNDIPYLNNFEIEARIQMITALFHDGHMATEFLWESYYKNALPLSFTLYEDGIYCTTVFDKSYKNALNCKLNAINGVSIDTISDRFEIFFTGDNIYDSKSKLSRRINCPQVLKGLEIIESIEDPVTFTLTTLEGDTFDLYVDKRINQDINHESFIKRDEGDEAFFNRDVKNDKDYWIEFLEENNILYIRSYYIPHTNALDKLNENILNILTEKQVDKIVLDLRGNEGGQITLEHSWNDTLISFGNETGHLYVITDYDTFSMGAVTAIYLKEKGNAVIIGLPPSGGAPKVADMTPFELPNSDFMVNIPQNKFRSKVKINPNLKDNILEPDIQTGIDINNYIHKTDPVLELIKTF; this comes from the coding sequence ATGCATAAAAAAATTAAAAATATACCTATATTTGTAGGAATCTTAACCGTTTTATTAATTAGTGTATTCGTTATAGGTAAAATCAACTTATCTCATAATGAATTTGTAGGGCCTCGCCCAGATACTGTCAAAAGTAATGATACTGAGCGAAATATTAAATGGGTCGAAGATATTGATTATTTTAAAAAATTATTAAACGGCTATATAAGCAGAACTCTTGATATAAAAAATAATGAAGAGGATGCCCGAATAAGCGAAGTCTTTACTTTAGAAATTGAACGGCTTAAAAATGACATTCCCTATCTTAACAACTTTGAGATAGAAGCGAGAATACAAATGATTACAGCCTTGTTTCATGATGGTCACATGGCTACCGAATTTTTATGGGAAAGTTATTATAAAAATGCTTTGCCCTTGTCCTTTACTTTATATGAGGATGGTATATATTGTACCACAGTTTTTGATAAGTCCTATAAAAATGCCTTGAATTGCAAGTTAAATGCTATAAATGGTGTATCAATTGATACAATTTCTGATAGATTTGAAATATTTTTTACAGGTGACAATATCTATGATTCGAAATCAAAACTTAGCAGACGTATAAATTGCCCTCAGGTCCTTAAAGGATTAGAAATTATAGAAAGTATAGAAGACCCCGTAACTTTTACACTTACAACCTTAGAAGGAGATACTTTTGATTTATACGTTGATAAACGTATAAATCAAGATATAAATCATGAAAGTTTCATTAAGAGAGATGAAGGTGATGAAGCCTTTTTTAATCGGGATGTAAAAAATGATAAAGATTACTGGATTGAATTTTTAGAAGAAAATAATATATTATATATCCGCTCCTATTATATTCCACACACCAATGCTCTTGATAAACTTAATGAAAATATTCTTAACATTTTAACAGAAAAACAGGTAGATAAAATAGTTTTAGATTTACGTGGAAATGAAGGCGGCCAAATTACACTTGAGCATAGCTGGAATGATACCCTGATATCCTTTGGCAATGAAACGGGGCATTTATATGTAATAACTGATTATGACACATTTTCTATGGGCGCTGTAACAGCGATATACTTGAAAGAGAAAGGGAATGCCGTCATTATAGGCCTACCACCTTCTGGAGGGGCCCCAAAGGTTGCGGATATGACCCCCTTTGAGCTTCCCAATTCAGACTTTATGGTAAACATTCCTCAAAACAAATTCAGGTCTAAAGTAAAAATAAACCCAAATTTAAAAGACAATATACTTGAACCTGATATTCAAACTGGTATAGATATTAATAACTATATTCATAAAACCGACCCTGTTTTAGAATTAATTAAAACCTTTTAA
- a CDS encoding deoxyribonuclease IV encodes MLKIGSHISSAKGYYAMGKQALKLKANTFAFFTRNPRGGSAKPIVEEDIKKYNELSQEAGFHKIVAHAPYTLNGCSADESVREFAWRTMAEDLKRMEYTPHNYYNFHPGSHVKQGVDVGIDYISQMLNFVLKKEQTTIVLLETMAGKGSEVGRTFEELKEIIDRINLTDRIGVCLDTCHVWDSGYDIVQDLDGVLAHFDKIIGLPFLKAIHLNDSMNDKGARKDRHAKIGEGRIGLEAMERIINHTALRELPFILETPNDDEGWAREIALLKSLYK; translated from the coding sequence ATGTTAAAAATAGGAAGTCACATATCCTCGGCAAAAGGCTATTACGCCATGGGGAAACAGGCCTTAAAGCTTAAGGCAAATACCTTTGCGTTTTTTACAAGGAACCCCAGAGGCGGAAGCGCCAAACCCATAGTTGAAGAGGATATTAAGAAATATAATGAACTGTCTCAGGAAGCAGGCTTTCATAAAATAGTTGCTCATGCCCCCTATACACTGAACGGCTGTTCTGCGGATGAAAGCGTTAGGGAATTCGCATGGAGAACTATGGCGGAAGACTTGAAAAGAATGGAGTATACCCCCCATAATTATTATAATTTTCATCCGGGAAGCCATGTAAAGCAAGGCGTTGATGTAGGGATAGATTATATATCCCAAATGCTTAATTTTGTGCTTAAAAAAGAGCAAACAACCATTGTTCTTCTGGAAACTATGGCTGGAAAAGGAAGCGAAGTAGGCAGAACCTTTGAAGAGCTTAAGGAGATTATTGACAGGATAAACTTAACGGATAGAATCGGCGTATGCCTTGATACCTGCCACGTCTGGGATTCGGGATATGATATCGTTCAGGACCTTGACGGGGTACTGGCGCATTTTGATAAAATTATAGGGCTTCCGTTTCTTAAAGCCATACACCTTAACGACAGCATGAATGACAAAGGCGCCAGAAAAGACCGTCACGCAAAAATTGGCGAAGGCAGAATAGGCCTTGAAGCAATGGAAAGAATTATTAACCATACTGCCCTCAGAGAACTTCCTTTTATATTGGAAACCCCTAATGATGATGAAGGCTGGGCAAGAGAAATAGCCCTTTTAAAATCTTTGTATAAATAG